Proteins from a genomic interval of Methanoplanus endosymbiosus:
- a CDS encoding viperin family antiviral radical SAM protein — MFKEPVIKSVNWHVTPYCNYRCRFCFAQNFPDKPIKFEKGVEILKILAEMGMTKINFAGGEPLLHPNILDYCKCAKKLGFTVSITTNGSKLTQDLIRNMIGSVDWIGLSIDSCLDEIERKLGRGLGDHVTKSLESAYYIHQVGIKLKVNTCVNSLTYQENMIPLIRMLNPDRWKVLQMMHIDGENDFARDLEISHSDFRYFVERHRNVVLENFTSPVFESAEDMECSYFMLTPSGMVKTDKDRKITLTPLLKVVSIGIDNFISEMKYQGRGAIYNWA; from the coding sequence ATGTTCAAAGAGCCTGTCATCAAATCGGTCAATTGGCATGTTACACCATATTGTAATTATCGTTGCAGATTTTGCTTTGCTCAAAACTTCCCTGATAAACCAATAAAGTTTGAAAAAGGCGTTGAAATTCTAAAAATTCTTGCAGAAATGGGTATGACCAAAATTAATTTTGCCGGGGGAGAACCTCTTCTTCATCCGAATATTCTGGATTATTGTAAATGTGCGAAAAAACTTGGATTTACAGTTTCAATCACAACAAACGGTTCTAAACTCACACAAGATTTAATCAGAAATATGATTGGAAGTGTAGATTGGATTGGTCTTTCGATTGATTCTTGTCTTGATGAAATTGAGCGGAAACTTGGCAGAGGTTTAGGGGATCATGTCACTAAAAGTCTTGAATCAGCTTATTATATCCATCAGGTCGGAATAAAACTTAAAGTTAATACCTGTGTAAATTCACTGACTTATCAGGAGAATATGATTCCCTTGATTAGAATGTTAAATCCTGATCGGTGGAAGGTTTTACAGATGATGCACATTGATGGGGAAAACGATTTTGCAAGGGATCTGGAAATATCTCATTCTGATTTCAGATATTTTGTAGAACGGCATAGAAATGTAGTTCTTGAAAACTTTACTTCACCTGTTTTTGAATCCGCAGAAGATATGGAATGTTCATATTTTATGCTTACTCCTAGCGGCATGGTGAAAACCGATAAGGATAGAAAAATAACTTTAACTCCTCTTTTAAAGGTTGTTTCAATTGGAATAGACAATTTTATTTCAGAGATGAAATACCAGGGACGAGGAGCCATCTATAACTGGGCATAA
- a CDS encoding MFS transporter gives MGDKQVGIDRRIILLITSLGSFLTPFMGSSINIAIPEIGSEFLSDAILLSWVPTAYLLASAVMIVPMGRLADMRGRAKIFLAGIIIYTIGSLLSTMVPSIEALIMFRIFQGIGGAMIFGTSVAIITSVFPARKRGWAIGINVAFVYSGLTVGPVVGGLLTEFFGWRSIFYANVIIGLFIIIAGLKYLRIEEITDSEATFDMLGSVLYAATIFFVMLGFQELSETPGIILITAGIISAGIFFMWEKRTKHPVFNITLLTENRVFALSSLAAFINYSATFAIGFLLSIYLQLIRGFSPLSAGLILIAQPLLQVILSPTAGKLSDRVESRIPATIGMAMITAGLLLFTFLSDETPVMIIIANLAFLGIGYALFSSPNTHAVMDSVSERYYGVASGMLGTTRLCGMMASMGISMMVFAIIMQRLPLAEVAPELITESVNLAFMVFVILCAIGTVASYIRNPKKTE, from the coding sequence ATGGGCGACAAACAGGTAGGTATAGACAGAAGAATTATTCTTCTGATAACCTCCCTTGGATCTTTTCTTACACCCTTTATGGGTTCATCAATAAATATTGCAATACCTGAGATTGGATCAGAGTTTCTCTCCGATGCCATACTCCTCTCATGGGTTCCAACGGCCTACCTTCTTGCATCTGCTGTAATGATAGTCCCGATGGGCAGGCTTGCTGATATGAGGGGCAGGGCTAAGATCTTCCTCGCCGGAATTATAATCTACACCATTGGCTCGCTCCTCTCAACAATGGTGCCCTCAATAGAAGCCCTGATAATGTTCAGAATCTTTCAGGGAATCGGTGGCGCTATGATATTCGGAACATCAGTTGCCATAATCACAAGCGTATTTCCGGCAAGAAAAAGAGGTTGGGCAATTGGCATCAATGTCGCGTTTGTGTACTCCGGACTGACAGTCGGACCTGTGGTAGGAGGACTTCTGACAGAGTTCTTCGGATGGAGAAGTATATTCTATGCAAATGTAATAATCGGACTATTCATCATAATTGCCGGGTTAAAATACCTTAGAATAGAAGAGATTACCGACAGTGAAGCAACATTTGACATGCTGGGTTCTGTCCTGTATGCTGCAACAATATTTTTTGTGATGCTCGGATTTCAGGAGTTATCAGAAACACCCGGAATTATCCTTATCACTGCCGGAATAATATCAGCAGGCATCTTCTTCATGTGGGAGAAGAGGACAAAACATCCGGTATTCAACATAACCCTCCTAACCGAAAACAGGGTCTTTGCCCTCTCAAGCCTTGCAGCGTTCATAAACTACAGTGCGACCTTTGCAATCGGATTTCTGCTCTCGATTTACCTTCAGTTAATCAGGGGATTTTCACCACTGAGCGCCGGACTTATCCTGATAGCTCAGCCGCTCTTACAGGTTATCCTCTCACCAACAGCCGGAAAACTCTCTGACAGAGTTGAGTCGAGGATTCCTGCCACCATAGGAATGGCAATGATAACTGCCGGGCTGTTATTATTCACCTTCTTATCAGATGAAACTCCGGTTATGATAATCATTGCAAACCTTGCATTCTTAGGTATTGGTTATGCACTCTTCTCATCACCAAACACCCACGCAGTTATGGACAGTGTCAGCGAGAGGTATTATGGGGTTGCATCCGGAATGCTAGGCACGACAAGGCTCTGTGGAATGATGGCATCCATGGGAATATCAATGATGGTCTTTGCAATTATCATGCAGAGATTACCACTTGCGGAAGTAGCACCTGAACTTATAACAGAATCGGTAAACCTTGCGTTTATGGTGTTTGTCATCCTCTGTGCCATAGGTACGGTTGCATCCTACATCAGAAATCCGAAAAAAACTGAATAA
- a CDS encoding alpha/beta fold hydrolase, with the protein MKTEHFTLKDGRTIAYSEFGYPDGTPIFHAHGGPGSRVEGRIFDETATKRGYRIIATDRPGMGESTYLKGRKLLDYPKDIAELADALKIDKFGVTGWSGGGAHTTACAYAIPERLLFNMSFAGYTNFAEMPGAEKYLRSKMDQTSVSLSKSHPGMFKFFFDIMGVSEKYMPETFYKAMMKELCESDKKISADPAFKEIFMEEGNEAFRQGSQGVTTDAAVHYVDWGFRLKEIECKVHVFHGTEDHLVPFEYGKHLGENIPKCRLHVLEGEGHLFPYKYQDLIFDTADEEMNRK; encoded by the coding sequence ATGAAAACAGAACACTTCACCTTAAAAGACGGACGGACAATTGCATACAGTGAATTCGGATATCCGGATGGAACACCGATATTTCATGCACACGGGGGCCCTGGTTCACGAGTGGAGGGCAGAATTTTTGATGAAACTGCAACAAAGAGAGGGTACAGAATTATTGCAACAGACAGGCCGGGAATGGGTGAATCAACATACCTTAAAGGGCGAAAACTCCTTGATTATCCGAAGGATATTGCAGAGCTTGCAGATGCCCTGAAAATAGATAAATTCGGTGTTACAGGCTGGTCAGGTGGCGGTGCACACACAACAGCCTGTGCCTATGCAATTCCTGAGAGGCTATTGTTCAATATGAGCTTTGCAGGGTACACAAATTTTGCAGAGATGCCCGGCGCTGAGAAGTATCTCAGATCAAAGATGGACCAGACATCAGTAAGTCTTTCAAAGAGCCATCCGGGGATGTTTAAATTCTTCTTTGACATAATGGGTGTTAGTGAAAAGTATATGCCTGAAACATTCTACAAAGCCATGATGAAAGAACTCTGTGAATCAGATAAAAAGATCTCAGCAGATCCCGCGTTCAAAGAAATCTTCATGGAGGAAGGAAATGAGGCATTCAGGCAGGGCAGCCAGGGTGTCACCACCGATGCAGCAGTGCATTATGTGGACTGGGGATTCAGGCTGAAAGAGATAGAATGTAAAGTGCACGTATTCCACGGCACAGAAGATCATCTGGTTCCGTTTGAATACGGAAAGCATCTCGGGGAAAACATACCCAAATGCAGACTTCATGTCCTCGAAGGTGAAGGGCATCTCTTCCCGTACAAATACCAGGATCTCATCTTCGACACTGCTGATGAAGAAATGAACAGAAAATAA
- a CDS encoding glycine betaine ABC transporter substrate-binding protein, protein MEKLQNKVHCKSALYFLTSLILAACLLSAGCTDGTATVQEQEPGAVETVGATPGTDKEKIALGMPNWPGVTVKTHVVKNILESEGYDVEIVTRTDPGLIYTSMAEGDDVDVLLGAWLPTTQKPYWDKYQDKLELISINVNETWLGLGVPDYVYEAGIHSIPDLKDYADEFGGDIVTLEAGNGMTIASENSIKEYGLEGFTTQISNTSAMLDEVMKAEQSGDWIVFCAWEPHYMMNDYKVKKLEDPKALFGNNEDVVYTVARKDFGDDYPWVYQFLKKFQIPVEEQSLWIAEYGKNERDPDDVAKEWIENNPGLVQSWMP, encoded by the coding sequence ATGGAAAAATTACAGAACAAAGTGCACTGTAAATCTGCCCTATATTTCCTGACTTCGCTGATACTTGCTGCATGTCTTCTTTCAGCAGGTTGTACTGATGGTACAGCCACTGTTCAGGAACAGGAACCGGGTGCTGTAGAAACGGTTGGTGCCACTCCCGGTACAGATAAGGAAAAAATCGCGCTTGGCATGCCCAACTGGCCCGGCGTGACGGTCAAAACCCATGTGGTAAAAAATATCCTTGAATCTGAAGGTTATGATGTAGAAATTGTCACCCGTACAGACCCCGGCCTGATCTATACATCTATGGCTGAGGGTGACGATGTGGATGTCCTCCTCGGTGCCTGGCTGCCAACTACACAGAAACCATATTGGGATAAATACCAGGACAAACTCGAACTGATCAGCATCAATGTCAATGAGACCTGGCTGGGCCTTGGTGTACCCGATTATGTCTATGAGGCCGGCATCCATTCCATTCCCGACTTAAAAGATTATGCCGATGAATTTGGCGGAGATATCGTGACGCTTGAAGCCGGTAACGGGATGACTATAGCGTCCGAAAACTCCATTAAAGAATATGGTCTCGAAGGCTTTACAACCCAGATCAGCAACACCTCTGCCATGCTCGATGAAGTGATGAAAGCCGAGCAAAGCGGTGACTGGATCGTGTTCTGCGCATGGGAACCACATTACATGATGAACGACTACAAGGTAAAAAAACTCGAAGATCCAAAGGCCCTCTTCGGCAATAATGAAGATGTCGTCTACACCGTCGCACGCAAAGACTTTGGTGACGATTATCCATGGGTCTATCAGTTCCTGAAGAAGTTCCAGATCCCGGTCGAGGAGCAGAGCCTTTGGATCGCGGAATACGGCAAGAACGAACGTGACCCTGATGATGTGGCGAAAGAATGGATCGAGAACAACCCCGGGCTCGTGCAGAGTTGGATGCCCTGA
- a CDS encoding RloB family protein, translating to MKWQLYVSNPCFELWILMHLSVIHELDRNKMYENRKINRNKCFLEAEVKKELPEYRKNNLPFERLIDKVEDAIINEHLFCENPDELEFNLGSNVGLLLTELKKGCS from the coding sequence GTGAAATGGCAGTTATATGTCTCAAATCCCTGCTTTGAATTATGGATTCTGATGCATTTATCGGTAATTCATGAACTTGACCGGAATAAGATGTATGAGAACAGGAAAATTAACAGAAATAAATGTTTTCTGGAAGCTGAAGTGAAAAAAGAACTTCCGGAATACAGGAAGAATAATCTGCCATTTGAGAGACTGATAGACAAAGTTGAAGATGCTATTATCAATGAGCATTTATTTTGTGAAAATCCGGATGAACTTGAATTTAATCTTGGTTCAAATGTTGGTCTGCTGCTGACAGAACTAAAAAAAGGATGTTCCTGA
- a CDS encoding alpha/beta fold hydrolase, whose product MQVDDIEIAYKEFGEGEPLIFIMGYKSTMDLWPPEVLLNLSSKYRVIIFDNRGMGLTTSSDKPFSLELFADDTAGLIDALDIDRADVLGWSMGADTAQELAIRHPDKVGRLILYGSSCGGNESILSSPEVLEKLTDNSGSAAEQGERLLSLLFPADWFSKNPNPMTYFPIPKETSTTESYERQTEAMVSWNGTYSRLSEIESPTLLLTGAEDILTPPANSFILGEKIPGAWVIQVPDSGHGLMYQYPAEFVRIVEFFLDGGVYVK is encoded by the coding sequence GTGCAGGTTGATGACATTGAAATTGCATATAAGGAATTCGGAGAAGGAGAGCCTCTCATCTTCATCATGGGATACAAATCAACAATGGATCTCTGGCCGCCGGAGGTTCTCTTAAATCTCTCTTCAAAATACCGTGTAATAATCTTTGATAACCGCGGGATGGGGCTTACAACGTCATCGGACAAACCTTTCTCACTTGAACTTTTTGCAGATGACACGGCAGGATTAATTGATGCCCTGGATATCGACAGGGCAGACGTTCTTGGCTGGTCGATGGGTGCCGATACCGCACAGGAACTTGCAATCAGGCATCCGGACAAGGTGGGCAGACTCATCCTTTATGGCAGTTCATGCGGCGGGAATGAGAGCATTTTATCCTCGCCTGAAGTTCTCGAAAAGCTCACAGATAATTCAGGATCGGCAGCTGAACAGGGTGAGAGGCTTCTCTCACTTTTATTCCCGGCAGACTGGTTCAGTAAAAATCCAAATCCAATGACATACTTCCCGATTCCTAAGGAAACATCGACAACAGAAAGCTATGAACGTCAGACTGAGGCAATGGTCTCATGGAACGGAACATACTCCCGCCTTTCCGAGATTGAATCCCCGACACTTCTACTGACCGGAGCAGAGGATATTCTCACTCCTCCTGCAAATTCATTTATTCTCGGCGAAAAAATCCCCGGTGCATGGGTAATTCAGGTGCCGGACAGCGGGCACGGACTGATGTACCAGTACCCGGCGGAGTTTGTGAGAATTGTTGAATTCTTCTTAGACGGGGGAGTTTACGTAAAATAG
- a CDS encoding carboxylesterase/lipase family protein, translating into MQKKGKVIRNILVICVVLIGFSFLAGCTQQEPESDVVNTDAGYVSGLQQDELRVFFGIPFAAPPTGDLRWKPPASVEPWEGVKETRVFSPACPQPAAADPGVSLNMSEDCLYLNVWTPAKSADEKLPVMIFFYGGAFGKIAGSMQLYNGTALAEKGVIVVTANYRVGALGFLAHPELDAESPHNSSGNYGLLDQIAAMQWVRKNIGAFGGDPDRVTIFGQSAGAESVLIHLVSPESKGLYSQAISESGTFWTNGAEIDALNSKADAEKLGVTFAQSLGYSGPDAITQMRKLSYQEIVNATPWPTSPFKMVNSRHFEPTIDGWVIPDSPDKLFLQHQENPVPLIIGNNADDGTTLAADANMTVPEYKTYLQNRFGEDADAVLAQYPASSTEEVQLRLEQIMTDYDFSDASKFVAGSMAELEPDTYLYRYSYVLPGQPYGAFHGSETLLLFGVPIPRDQATDLVADNLIDLWTRFAKTGNPNGGMDMTWPQYTGESGLYLDINETMTVKSD; encoded by the coding sequence ATGCAAAAAAAGGGTAAAGTAATACGTAATATACTGGTAATCTGCGTGGTCCTCATCGGATTTTCTTTTCTTGCAGGATGTACCCAGCAGGAACCGGAATCCGATGTTGTAAATACTGACGCCGGATATGTTTCTGGACTACAGCAGGACGAACTCCGGGTTTTCTTCGGTATCCCGTTTGCGGCTCCTCCGACCGGAGATCTGCGGTGGAAACCGCCTGCATCTGTGGAGCCATGGGAAGGCGTTAAGGAGACAAGGGTGTTCTCACCGGCCTGTCCTCAGCCGGCTGCTGCGGATCCCGGAGTTTCTCTCAATATGAGTGAGGACTGCCTGTACCTCAATGTCTGGACACCGGCAAAGAGTGCTGACGAAAAACTGCCGGTAATGATCTTTTTCTATGGAGGGGCATTTGGAAAGATTGCCGGCTCCATGCAGCTGTATAACGGTACAGCCCTTGCAGAGAAAGGAGTCATCGTTGTTACGGCCAATTACCGGGTCGGTGCTCTTGGGTTCCTTGCCCATCCGGAGCTGGACGCAGAGTCTCCACATAACAGCTCTGGAAATTACGGACTTCTCGATCAGATTGCCGCTATGCAGTGGGTCCGGAAAAACATCGGGGCGTTTGGCGGCGACCCGGACCGGGTGACCATATTCGGGCAGTCCGCAGGAGCGGAGAGTGTTCTTATACATCTTGTCAGTCCTGAAAGCAAAGGACTCTACAGCCAGGCAATTTCTGAAAGCGGTACTTTCTGGACAAACGGAGCGGAGATAGATGCACTCAATTCAAAAGCCGACGCCGAAAAGCTGGGAGTAACTTTCGCACAGAGCCTCGGATACTCAGGTCCGGATGCGATTACACAGATGCGAAAACTGAGTTACCAGGAGATTGTCAATGCCACACCCTGGCCGACATCCCCGTTTAAGATGGTGAACTCCAGACATTTCGAGCCTACTATTGACGGTTGGGTAATCCCTGACTCACCGGACAAACTGTTTCTCCAACACCAGGAGAATCCGGTTCCCCTTATCATCGGAAACAACGCTGATGACGGAACAACACTTGCTGCGGATGCGAACATGACAGTTCCGGAATACAAAACATATCTCCAGAACCGGTTTGGTGAGGATGCAGATGCGGTTCTTGCACAATATCCTGCCAGTTCTACTGAAGAAGTTCAGCTCCGGCTTGAGCAGATAATGACCGACTATGACTTCTCTGATGCATCAAAGTTTGTGGCGGGATCGATGGCAGAACTCGAACCGGATACCTACCTGTACCGGTATTCTTATGTACTTCCCGGACAGCCGTACGGGGCATTCCACGGCAGTGAAACCCTGCTGTTATTCGGGGTTCCCATACCACGTGATCAGGCGACTGATTTGGTTGCCGATAACCTGATAGATCTCTGGACACGATTTGCAAAAACGGGGAACCCGAACGGCGGGATGGATATGACATGGCCGCAGTACACCGGTGAGAGTGGCCTGTATCTCGACATTAATGAGACAATGACGGTGAAGAGTGATTAA
- the htpX gene encoding zinc metalloprotease HtpX: MITKWKRDWGLTGRVFITWALLLAVYLIFFGILNFFFPGYFYMLAGLAFLFAFGQYFFSDRLVLATTRSRIVAEDEEPELHAMIEKLCAEANLPKPRIAVMPSPVPNAFATGRSPNHAVVAVTDSIVSTLNKEELEAVLAHELSHVKNRDILTMTVASFIAMLASMIMQNALFMNLFDGRENNGAWIVIWIVSIVVWIAATLLMLMLSRYREFAADRGSAMITNNPQALISALKKISGKMEYVNPKKKQEIEGANAFYIIPAISGKSLTELLATHPPLEKRIAALEKFESELKGY; encoded by the coding sequence ATGATCACAAAATGGAAGAGAGACTGGGGTCTTACCGGAAGGGTATTTATCACCTGGGCGCTGCTTCTTGCGGTATATCTGATATTTTTCGGTATCCTCAATTTCTTTTTCCCCGGATATTTCTATATGCTTGCGGGGCTGGCATTTCTCTTCGCCTTTGGCCAGTATTTCTTCTCTGACAGGCTGGTTCTTGCGACCACAAGATCAAGGATTGTTGCCGAGGATGAAGAGCCTGAACTCCATGCGATGATTGAGAAGCTCTGTGCGGAGGCAAATCTGCCAAAGCCAAGGATTGCTGTTATGCCTTCTCCGGTTCCTAATGCTTTCGCAACCGGAAGAAGCCCTAATCATGCAGTGGTTGCGGTGACTGACTCTATCGTCAGTACGCTGAATAAGGAAGAGCTTGAGGCTGTCCTTGCGCATGAGCTTTCGCATGTTAAAAACAGGGATATTCTGACTATGACGGTTGCAAGTTTCATTGCAATGCTTGCGTCCATGATTATGCAGAATGCGCTCTTTATGAATCTCTTTGACGGAAGGGAGAACAATGGTGCATGGATTGTAATCTGGATTGTATCAATTGTCGTATGGATTGCAGCAACTCTGCTGATGCTTATGCTCTCAAGATACCGTGAGTTTGCGGCTGATCGTGGCAGTGCGATGATAACCAATAATCCACAGGCGCTTATCTCGGCTTTAAAGAAGATCAGCGGAAAGATGGAATACGTAAATCCAAAGAAGAAGCAGGAGATTGAGGGTGCAAACGCTTTCTATATCATTCCGGCAATTTCAGGTAAGAGCTTAACTGAGCTTCTTGCTACACATCCCCCTCTTGAGAAGAGAATTGCAGCTCTTGAGAAGTTTGAGAGTGAATTAAAAGGATATTAA
- a CDS encoding sulfide-dependent adenosine diphosphate thiazole synthase: MKLDEVTISRAIVSEQSRIMLDYYDLDCAIVGAGPSGLTCAALLGEEGLKVGVIEKKLSVGGGMWGGGMMFPRIVVQEEARRLLDHFDIKYKEYESGYFVSSSVEAVAKITSAACDAGAEFFNLTYVEDVVIKGDNRVSGLVINQTPIQMTGLHIDPLTLATKVTIDATGHDSVVAHLVRDKGGSVDIKGEGFMWADRAESNILSHTKEIFPGLIVTGMAANAVGGERRMGPVFGGMLLSGEKAAKLAKAMLKK, encoded by the coding sequence ATGAAACTCGATGAAGTTACGATATCAAGGGCCATAGTCTCCGAACAGAGCAGAATAATGCTTGACTATTATGACCTTGACTGCGCCATAGTCGGTGCCGGTCCTTCAGGACTCACCTGCGCCGCACTGCTTGGAGAAGAAGGACTTAAAGTCGGGGTAATCGAGAAGAAACTGTCAGTCGGCGGAGGCATGTGGGGCGGAGGTATGATGTTTCCGAGAATTGTCGTTCAGGAAGAGGCACGCCGCCTTCTCGACCACTTTGATATAAAATACAAAGAGTATGAATCAGGCTATTTCGTCTCATCCTCAGTTGAAGCTGTCGCAAAGATAACATCCGCCGCCTGTGATGCCGGTGCGGAATTCTTCAACCTGACCTATGTCGAAGATGTCGTGATAAAAGGCGACAACAGGGTAAGCGGACTTGTTATCAACCAGACACCCATCCAGATGACCGGACTGCATATAGACCCCCTCACACTTGCCACAAAGGTCACCATTGATGCAACAGGGCACGACTCCGTTGTCGCACACCTTGTCAGAGACAAAGGCGGCAGTGTGGATATAAAAGGTGAGGGTTTCATGTGGGCTGACCGTGCGGAATCCAACATCCTCAGCCACACAAAAGAGATCTTCCCCGGACTTATCGTAACCGGAATGGCGGCAAACGCAGTCGGCGGTGAGAGAAGAATGGGGCCGGTGTTTGGCGGAATGCTCCTTTCCGGAGAGAAAGCCGCAAAGCTAGCCAAAGCAATGCTCAAAAAATAA
- a CDS encoding DUF1917 domain-containing protein, which yields MTEEDAPEDALREAAHGIFEIILNKELKRRGSYLFERVENGEDFSEDFKEIFSEFSADYPELAGALNSCSTVTDRIYTKICEGEGVFPTKTELMYWIVQDRPGYIPAPDEDEKAGKWLIFLEKEETDGIWIKIRNATTEGLLGFSSKVSTAKENPDSRDERFVIYIYTPDWSNEEDVMNIREELKKLGVKQRIGYKRNIETYHGDYSTTGNKVTYYSV from the coding sequence ATGACTGAAGAAGATGCCCCTGAAGATGCACTCAGGGAAGCCGCACATGGTATCTTCGAGATAATCCTGAATAAAGAGCTTAAGAGGAGAGGGAGTTATCTCTTTGAGAGAGTTGAGAACGGGGAGGACTTTTCAGAGGACTTTAAGGAGATATTCTCAGAATTTTCAGCAGACTATCCCGAACTCGCCGGAGCACTGAATAGTTGTTCAACTGTTACAGACAGGATATACACAAAGATCTGCGAAGGTGAAGGTGTTTTTCCGACAAAGACTGAATTAATGTACTGGATTGTACAGGACAGACCTGGATATATACCAGCACCTGATGAAGATGAGAAGGCCGGAAAATGGCTCATATTCCTTGAAAAGGAAGAAACTGACGGGATATGGATTAAAATCCGGAACGCCACAACAGAGGGTCTGCTTGGATTCTCATCAAAAGTCAGCACAGCAAAGGAAAATCCTGATTCACGTGATGAGCGGTTTGTGATCTACATATATACTCCGGACTGGAGCAATGAAGAAGATGTCATGAATATCCGCGAAGAACTGAAAAAACTTGGTGTAAAGCAACGCATAGGCTATAAGAGAAATATAGAAACATACCACGGCGATTACAGCACCACCGGAAACAAAGTCACCTATTACAGCGTATAA
- a CDS encoding 50S ribosomal protein L40e: MARFAEAEARNLNVKICMTCNARNAVRASKCRKCGSSQLRPKSKERKG, translated from the coding sequence ATGGCAAGATTCGCAGAGGCAGAAGCAAGAAACCTCAATGTTAAGATTTGCATGACATGCAATGCTAGGAACGCTGTTCGCGCAAGTAAGTGCCGCAAATGCGGTTCGTCTCAGTTAAGACCGAAATCAAAGGAAAGAAAAGGATAA
- the rdgB gene encoding RdgB/HAM1 family non-canonical purine NTP pyrophosphatase: protein MAEADLTVVTGNPNKAKEVAAFFGDQVNVAHVKLDLPEYRDNDVGKIAALKAEAAYEAVGRPVIVDDTGFYIAALNGFPGAYAAYVLDTIGMDGILKLMSGVSDRSAYFETAIAYKSGDVERLFRGRVDGLITESARGDGGFGYDPIFEVEGRTFAEILIEEKSKISHRGLALLAFSDWFRYEHGF, encoded by the coding sequence ATGGCCGAGGCTGATCTGACGGTTGTCACCGGAAATCCAAATAAGGCAAAAGAGGTTGCGGCATTCTTTGGAGATCAGGTGAATGTGGCTCATGTGAAACTTGATCTTCCTGAATACCGGGATAATGATGTGGGTAAAATTGCCGCCCTGAAGGCAGAGGCTGCGTATGAGGCAGTAGGCAGACCGGTTATTGTGGATGATACCGGGTTTTATATCGCTGCCTTAAATGGTTTTCCGGGGGCATATGCTGCATATGTTCTTGATACAATAGGAATGGACGGGATACTGAAACTTATGAGTGGTGTCTCTGACCGGAGTGCATATTTTGAGACTGCCATTGCTTATAAGAGTGGGGATGTTGAGAGGCTTTTTAGAGGGCGTGTTGACGGTTTGATCACTGAAAGTGCCAGAGGAGATGGTGGATTTGGTTATGACCCGATATTCGAGGTTGAAGGCAGGACCTTTGCTGAGATTTTGATTGAGGAGAAGTCAAAGATTTCTCACAGGGGACTGGCACTTCTGGCTTTTTCTGACTGGTTCAGGTATGAACACGGTTTCTGA
- a CDS encoding GNAT family N-acetyltransferase, with translation MKKEWSGEKITVSYIAMEDLGDICEMLAKESVCRWLFFGPNSYEVTEVYFTPLIESVMQGLSDCEIPESPVFTIRSKETGDFAGQCAILPVDFSPGAYLIGYQIDDGFQGLGFGTEACEFLVYYAFNCAGAYRLNGDAVYENSSSWKIMERCGFTFEGRRKKYWHARIGYYDQVLYGLLKDSLDEHYATYLNEKWSE, from the coding sequence ATGAAGAAGGAATGGTCAGGTGAGAAGATAACAGTCTCATATATTGCCATGGAGGATCTTGGGGATATATGTGAGATGCTTGCAAAGGAGTCGGTATGCAGGTGGCTATTTTTTGGCCCTAACAGTTATGAGGTGACGGAAGTCTATTTCACGCCGCTCATTGAGTCAGTAATGCAGGGGTTGTCTGACTGTGAAATTCCTGAATCCCCTGTATTTACAATCCGCTCAAAGGAGACCGGTGATTTCGCAGGGCAGTGTGCCATTCTTCCGGTGGACTTCAGTCCGGGCGCATATCTCATAGGGTATCAGATTGATGATGGTTTTCAGGGCCTGGGTTTTGGCACTGAGGCATGTGAGTTTCTCGTCTATTATGCGTTTAATTGTGCCGGTGCTTACCGCTTAAACGGGGATGCCGTCTATGAAAATTCTTCTTCATGGAAGATCATGGAGAGGTGTGGTTTTACTTTTGAGGGGCGCAGAAAGAAGTACTGGCATGCACGCATTGGGTATTATGATCAGGTTCTCTACGGTCTGTTAAAGGACTCTCTGGATGAGCATTACGCCACATATCTGAATGAAAAATGGTCTGAATGA